One genomic window of Acidobacteriota bacterium includes the following:
- a CDS encoding sulfatase has product MAPGTNVLVVTFDALRADRLGAYGYERPTSPRIDDFAHEAVVFERAWSTAQATPTSFAAAFTGRWPSRVFQGWELVPDVPTVAQTFAAAGYQTRFVSAQVQLVPVRGFGRGFERYEIMLRTPENDADNDNVVDDEAVLERFVNWLRKEARPPFFAWIHFMAPHSPYRVRPQSAHLYRAGYTGRFATTTGHTFSIETDDELERVRDLYDGQVLFADRTFGRLLDTVEEQGLAGSTVVVLSTDHGEELMDHGGVQHSTVFEEVIRIPLMIRHPTTRRAQRSHLPVSNVDLFPTLVEMAGLEPPAGLDGDSLLGPLDENRLRLAIAMTHRTDHFVAAARGNEKVIVDCRQATGALYDLAADPGEHDNLVDRRRRRYHELIGEVTERLGSSPCRAVKQAIGGRAEDAGLDEETREGLIALGYLGGGNRAASPRESGEGLWAEPDPILACEGLMIGRTLLSWRFKDATGPLEIRVGAPDGNLLGSVPTVGSIATGSWVTDGMEFFVVSPSLGEVLASRSVAVTMEGCPG; this is encoded by the coding sequence GTGGCACCGGGTACCAACGTCCTGGTCGTCACCTTTGACGCCCTGCGTGCCGATCGGCTCGGTGCCTACGGCTACGAGCGGCCCACCTCGCCGAGGATCGACGACTTCGCCCACGAGGCAGTGGTCTTCGAGCGCGCCTGGTCGACGGCACAGGCGACGCCGACCTCCTTCGCCGCCGCCTTCACCGGTCGTTGGCCGAGCCGCGTCTTTCAAGGCTGGGAGTTGGTTCCCGACGTCCCGACCGTCGCCCAGACTTTCGCCGCTGCCGGCTACCAGACCCGATTCGTCTCGGCTCAAGTGCAACTGGTGCCGGTGCGCGGCTTCGGCCGTGGCTTTGAACGCTACGAGATCATGCTGAGGACGCCGGAGAACGATGCCGACAACGACAACGTAGTCGACGACGAGGCGGTGCTCGAACGCTTCGTCAACTGGCTCCGCAAAGAGGCTCGGCCGCCGTTTTTCGCCTGGATTCATTTCATGGCTCCCCACTCCCCCTATCGCGTTCGGCCACAATCGGCTCATCTCTACCGGGCAGGCTATACGGGACGTTTCGCTACCACCACCGGCCACACCTTTTCGATCGAGACGGACGACGAATTGGAGCGAGTCCGGGATCTCTACGACGGCCAGGTACTCTTTGCCGACCGCACCTTCGGCCGCCTCCTCGACACGGTGGAGGAACAGGGGCTGGCCGGCAGCACCGTGGTCGTTCTCAGTACCGATCACGGCGAAGAGCTGATGGACCACGGCGGTGTCCAGCACTCGACGGTCTTCGAGGAGGTCATCCGGATTCCACTGATGATCCGACATCCCACCACCCGACGCGCGCAGCGCAGCCATCTACCGGTCTCGAACGTCGACCTCTTCCCAACCCTGGTCGAGATGGCCGGCCTGGAGCCGCCGGCCGGGCTCGACGGCGACTCGCTGCTCGGTCCGCTCGACGAGAACAGGTTGCGGCTGGCGATCGCCATGACCCATCGCACCGACCACTTCGTCGCGGCGGCGCGGGGCAACGAGAAAGTGATCGTCGACTGCCGTCAGGCGACAGGTGCGCTCTACGATCTAGCCGCCGACCCCGGCGAGCACGACAACCTAGTGGACCGCAGGCGCCGCCGGTACCATGAATTGATCGGCGAAGTCACCGAGCGCCTGGGAAGCTCCCCCTGTCGGGCGGTCAAACAGGCGATTGGCGGCCGGGCGGAAGACGCTGGACTGGACGAAGAGACCCGCGAAGGCCTCATCGCCCTTGGGTATTTAGGTGGCGGCAACCGAGCAGCGTCACCCAGAGAATCGGGCGAAGGGCTTTGGGCCGAACCCGATCCGATCCTGGCCTGCGAAGGTCTGATGATCGGGCGCACCCTGCTGTCATGGCGGTTCAAAGACGCCACGGGACCGCTGGAGATCCGCGTGGGTGCGCCGGACGGCAATCTGTTGGGGTCCGTCCCAACCGTCGGTTCGATTGCCACCGGTTCTTGGGTGACCGACGGTATGGAATTCTTCGTCGTCTCGCCCAGCCTCGGCGAGGTTCTCGCGTCGCGCTCCGTCGCGGTGACCATGGAAGGTTGCCCGGGCTGA
- the ftsZ gene encoding cell division protein FtsZ → MATETAHVFVSYSQQDIFWLNRLTVHLRPLVRKFGLDVWSDTRLEAGADWQGEIDAAIRKARVAILLVSADFLGSDFIADNELPPLLEKAEREGTLILPVVVSPCRFLETRELSQFQSVNNPSRPLLAISKAEQEHVFLNLAIRIEKELKRLSPLGLTTADRSPTVSKATTGPVIKAVGIGGGGCNTIEHIAERGLKGVELTCLNTDVQALTGRSADHVIQIGKNLTRGLGAGGDPKIGNRAALESEEEIRNLLAPTDLLFVTAGMGGGTGTGGIPVLTRIAKDLGVLCVAVVTKPFGFEGKVRSRVSSTGIKDLLKYVDSLIVIPNDRVFAVVDSQESLHAAFARVNEVLRWIVEGISYLLLQPGLINVDFADLRTAMKAKGYAKMGTGIISKETATAREAALTALENPLTEDLVPGSEQSVLVNVVGGEDLTIGDIELAGAEIGRRFPEATVITGTAISKELKGEIRVTVVATGYTDVNSELTSLSGTKMWTAE, encoded by the coding sequence ATGGCCACAGAAACCGCACACGTTTTCGTAAGCTATAGCCAACAAGACATATTTTGGCTCAATCGATTGACCGTACATCTGCGCCCGCTTGTACGGAAGTTCGGTCTCGACGTTTGGTCCGACACCCGACTCGAGGCCGGCGCAGACTGGCAAGGCGAAATAGATGCTGCCATCCGCAAGGCTCGGGTGGCGATATTGCTCGTTAGCGCCGACTTCCTAGGATCTGACTTCATAGCCGACAACGAACTGCCCCCTCTGCTCGAGAAAGCCGAGCGAGAGGGAACTCTCATCCTGCCAGTTGTCGTCAGTCCCTGCAGATTTCTTGAAACCAGAGAACTCTCTCAGTTTCAATCCGTCAACAATCCGTCTCGTCCACTCTTGGCTATCAGCAAGGCCGAGCAAGAGCATGTCTTCTTGAATCTTGCTATCCGTATCGAGAAAGAGCTGAAGCGTCTATCACCTCTCGGCCTCACGACCGCCGATCGAAGCCCTACCGTCTCAAAGGCCACCACAGGACCCGTCATCAAAGCGGTAGGAATTGGTGGAGGTGGGTGCAATACGATCGAACATATCGCTGAACGAGGGCTCAAGGGAGTTGAGCTGACATGCTTGAATACCGACGTGCAAGCGCTAACGGGACGATCTGCTGACCATGTGATTCAGATTGGCAAAAATCTCACCCGAGGACTCGGAGCAGGAGGCGACCCCAAAATTGGAAATCGAGCGGCACTCGAATCCGAAGAGGAAATACGAAACCTCCTCGCTCCGACAGACCTCTTATTCGTAACCGCCGGCATGGGTGGGGGAACCGGTACAGGTGGCATTCCGGTTTTGACACGAATCGCCAAGGATCTTGGCGTTCTTTGCGTTGCAGTCGTCACAAAGCCGTTCGGCTTTGAGGGAAAAGTACGATCGAGAGTGTCCAGCACCGGAATCAAAGACCTACTGAAATACGTCGACTCTCTGATAGTGATTCCCAACGACAGGGTGTTCGCCGTAGTAGATTCTCAGGAGTCCCTCCATGCAGCCTTCGCTCGTGTCAACGAAGTACTGAGATGGATTGTTGAAGGCATCTCATACCTCCTACTTCAACCAGGCCTCATCAACGTCGACTTCGCCGACCTTCGAACGGCCATGAAGGCAAAGGGATACGCAAAGATGGGAACTGGCATCATCTCAAAGGAAACAGCAACAGCCAGAGAGGCAGCTTTAACAGCGCTAGAAAACCCTCTTACCGAAGACCTTGTACCCGGAAGCGAGCAGAGCGTCCTAGTCAATGTCGTCGGAGGTGAGGACCTGACGATTGGAGACATCGAGCTTGCGGGAGCCGAGATCGGCCGACGCTTCCCGGAAGCCACCGTCATAACGGGCACTGCGATCTCAAAAGAACTCAAGGGGGAAATCCGTGTAACTGTTGTTGCGACAGGATATACAGATGTCAACAGCGAATTGACCAGCCTCAGCGGAACAAAAATGTGGACAGCCGAGTAG
- a CDS encoding N-acetylmuramoyl-L-alanine amidase yields the protein MKALAGRLLLVCSAAVLALSPALAQPATSVSSVSSVMTAEGPLFPLQPLVDQLGGTLTPGPDDQGFRLQLDEHTYIFGPESGSLVVDDEELVPLRPAPIGGSQGIQVPLAFLRATFGEVMGYRFGWIEAESRLVIEPRGSRELPVLVDVVNLQGLTTVVLQFPEAPRYRVEDSLGGPVLHLLDDRIAPTAWRFEDSDPLVRNIKIRDRRVELDISVDASYDTYTLESPFRVVFDVHPRSQRSATLPSNDLIEPPRPSAGLRTIVLDPGHGGGETGALGPSGTQEKDLTLLLARALKTRLESRLPVRVLLTRTEDTELAHDSRTALANQNKADLFISLHLNSVAGGKSAHGAETYFLSLQASDARAARSAEWENQGADAGSETPPPSDAGDPLYDLQLILWDLAQSEHLIESQRLAALIQEELNGALGLRDRGVKQAPFRVLMGAAMPAVLVELGFISNPEEERKLQDAGYRSQLVDAVTRAVVRFRAMIEGHSVDDEATEPTE from the coding sequence GTGAAGGCTCTTGCCGGCAGGCTTCTGCTCGTTTGCTCCGCCGCCGTTCTGGCGCTCTCCCCGGCCCTGGCGCAGCCCGCCACCTCGGTGAGTTCGGTGTCCTCCGTGATGACCGCCGAAGGACCGTTGTTCCCACTGCAGCCGCTGGTGGATCAGCTCGGCGGCACGCTGACGCCGGGACCCGATGATCAGGGCTTTCGCCTGCAGCTCGATGAGCACACCTACATCTTCGGCCCGGAGAGCGGCTCGCTGGTGGTGGACGACGAGGAACTGGTGCCGCTGCGGCCCGCCCCCATCGGCGGGTCGCAGGGAATTCAGGTGCCCCTCGCCTTCCTGCGGGCGACCTTCGGTGAGGTGATGGGCTACCGCTTCGGCTGGATCGAGGCGGAATCTCGGCTGGTGATCGAGCCCCGCGGCTCGCGGGAGCTGCCGGTACTGGTGGACGTGGTCAACCTGCAAGGGTTGACCACCGTGGTGCTGCAGTTTCCCGAAGCCCCGCGCTACCGGGTGGAGGATTCCCTCGGCGGCCCGGTGCTCCACCTGCTCGACGACCGCATCGCCCCCACCGCCTGGCGCTTCGAAGACAGCGATCCGCTGGTACGCAACATTAAGATTCGCGACCGCCGGGTGGAGCTGGACATCTCCGTGGATGCCTCCTACGACACCTACACTCTGGAGTCCCCCTTCCGGGTGGTGTTCGATGTGCACCCGCGCAGTCAGCGTTCGGCGACCCTGCCCTCGAACGACCTGATCGAGCCCCCGCGGCCGAGCGCCGGCCTTCGCACCATCGTGCTGGACCCCGGTCACGGCGGCGGCGAGACCGGCGCCCTGGGTCCCTCCGGCACGCAGGAAAAGGATCTCACCCTGCTGCTCGCCCGGGCCCTCAAGACGCGCTTGGAGAGCCGCCTGCCGGTACGGGTGCTGCTCACCCGTACCGAGGACACGGAACTGGCCCACGACAGCCGCACCGCCCTGGCCAACCAGAACAAAGCGGACCTGTTCATCTCCCTCCACCTGAACTCCGTCGCCGGCGGCAAGAGCGCCCACGGCGCCGAGACCTATTTCTTGAGCCTGCAGGCGAGCGACGCCCGAGCGGCGCGCTCGGCGGAGTGGGAAAACCAGGGCGCCGATGCGGGCAGCGAGACACCGCCGCCGTCGGACGCCGGCGACCCGCTCTACGATCTCCAGCTCATCCTGTGGGACCTCGCCCAGAGCGAACACCTGATCGAAAGCCAGCGCCTCGCGGCCCTCATCCAGGAAGAGCTGAACGGCGCCCTCGGCCTGCGCGACCGCGGGGTGAAGCAGGCGCCCTTCCGGGTACTGATGGGGGCGGCCATGCCGGCGGTGTTGGTAGAGCTGGGCTTCATCAGCAATCCCGAGGAGGAGCGCAAGCTGCAGGACGCCGGCTACCGCTCCCAGCTCGTGGACGCGGTAACCCGCGCGGTGGTGCGCTTCCGGGCGATGATCGAAGGCCATTCCGTAGACGACGAGGCCACGGAGCCGACGGAATGA
- a CDS encoding glycosyltransferase, with amino-acid sequence MFELEFTGERVVPGKLDGELLLEHVSRYGFAARLVRDLEVLDFGCGTGFGSSMLRQGGARRVVGSDVSAASILFARSRYECPGVSFCVTDCEMAGLAPDSFDAVVSFELIERLASYRRFLRETKRLLRPGGLFVVSTPNTRLNRREPGVEPNPFHTHGFTPDELRQVLGEDFAQVELFSQSPTEGAYRRCAAPTISSQRWSARSVGPPTSFRLAGNGAADESPYLLALCSDEQGDVASIVGEDSFHVSETDAVRRCDGRIVELQAELEERTRWAQQVEEESARRGHQMVQLQAELDERTDWVHELASESEARARRILELQGELEERLCWATRVDKERRERGQRIRQLQGALEILGQSIQRLSEVEERFERRLVGVDERLDHLSSQEIVKSECDRQRDDAVSWNRDSLIFQQQEIERLAGRQAEREHRQRSGRRSLEQIQRAVDGLERQVAVVSQQTERHFDDHVYWAEQSRAIEFAANRSRELIDLLWGSRSWKVYAGITRWLTSLRPNWFSANRRQVEVPAAKPLRVEQVALEPRSQRRVLIIDHRLPTPDQDAGSLRMMELITVFQHLGFEVTFLPENLFAAQPYCRRLEHRDVAVVATPHVSSVRSYLLENGRRFDLVLVSRFHIAKGCIDMICELCPEARLVFDTVDLQFLRLERRAAIEANEALVADAERVRAEEFAIAARADATLVVSEVEGEMLARELPGHDVHLVSLIHGVREQVPGFDRRQGFYFVGGFEHPPNVDAALWLIREVLPKIRLALPSAVCYLVGSKAPDSIHRLASDQVVVRGHVRDLEPYLSGCRLSVAPLRWGAGVKGKVTQSLAEGVPCVMTSVAAEGVGLKHRVDGMIADDPVDFANAVVEVYRDRRLWEGLSQAGQERVRTRFSRTVATEAVEGLLDQLEIGCQS; translated from the coding sequence ATGTTCGAACTCGAATTCACCGGCGAGCGGGTCGTTCCGGGCAAATTAGACGGCGAACTTCTTCTCGAGCATGTCTCTCGCTACGGATTCGCGGCTCGTTTGGTGCGCGATCTCGAGGTACTCGACTTTGGCTGCGGCACTGGCTTCGGTTCGTCGATGCTACGCCAGGGAGGCGCCCGCCGGGTTGTCGGTTCGGACGTTTCAGCAGCCTCTATCCTCTTCGCCAGGTCGCGATACGAGTGCCCTGGTGTGAGCTTTTGCGTTACGGACTGCGAGATGGCTGGACTGGCTCCCGATTCCTTCGACGCGGTGGTGTCCTTCGAACTCATCGAGCGCCTGGCGTCCTACCGCCGTTTCCTCAGGGAAACGAAGCGACTCCTGCGGCCCGGCGGTTTGTTTGTGGTCTCGACGCCAAACACCCGCCTCAACCGTCGCGAGCCGGGGGTCGAGCCGAATCCCTTCCACACCCATGGGTTCACTCCCGATGAGCTGAGGCAGGTTCTGGGCGAGGACTTCGCGCAGGTTGAGCTGTTTAGCCAATCGCCGACGGAGGGTGCCTACCGTCGCTGTGCCGCACCCACGATCAGCTCGCAACGCTGGTCCGCCCGTTCGGTCGGGCCGCCGACCTCGTTCCGGCTGGCGGGGAACGGCGCTGCAGACGAGTCTCCATACCTCCTCGCCCTGTGCTCGGACGAGCAAGGCGATGTCGCCAGTATTGTCGGCGAGGACTCGTTCCACGTCAGCGAGACCGATGCCGTTCGCCGATGCGATGGCCGCATCGTCGAGTTACAGGCGGAGCTCGAGGAGCGCACCCGCTGGGCGCAGCAAGTCGAGGAAGAGTCGGCCCGCCGCGGCCACCAGATGGTCCAGCTCCAGGCGGAGCTCGACGAGCGTACTGACTGGGTGCACGAGCTCGCGAGTGAGTCCGAGGCCCGCGCCCGCCGCATTCTCGAGCTGCAAGGGGAGCTTGAGGAGCGCCTGTGTTGGGCGACCCGGGTCGACAAAGAGCGCCGGGAGCGCGGCCAGCGCATCCGCCAATTGCAGGGCGCGCTCGAAATCCTCGGCCAGTCGATCCAGCGACTGTCGGAAGTCGAAGAGCGCTTCGAACGGCGGCTGGTCGGAGTCGACGAGCGACTGGACCATCTCTCTTCGCAGGAGATCGTGAAATCCGAGTGCGACCGCCAGCGCGACGATGCCGTGAGCTGGAATCGAGACAGTCTCATCTTTCAGCAACAGGAGATCGAGCGACTGGCCGGACGGCAGGCTGAGCGTGAACACCGGCAAAGGTCGGGTCGCCGCTCACTGGAGCAGATTCAGCGCGCTGTCGACGGACTCGAGCGCCAGGTTGCGGTGGTTTCCCAGCAGACCGAGCGGCATTTCGACGATCACGTGTACTGGGCTGAGCAGTCGCGGGCGATCGAGTTTGCCGCGAACCGGTCCCGCGAGCTGATCGATCTGCTCTGGGGCAGTCGTTCTTGGAAGGTCTACGCCGGCATCACTCGGTGGCTGACCTCCTTGCGGCCGAACTGGTTTTCGGCGAATCGACGGCAGGTCGAGGTTCCCGCAGCGAAGCCGCTAAGGGTAGAGCAGGTGGCGCTCGAGCCGAGAAGCCAACGACGGGTTCTGATCATCGACCACCGCCTGCCCACGCCGGACCAGGACGCCGGCTCGCTACGCATGATGGAGCTGATCACCGTCTTCCAGCATCTCGGCTTCGAGGTCACTTTTCTGCCGGAGAACCTGTTCGCCGCGCAACCGTACTGTCGCCGCCTCGAGCACAGAGATGTCGCGGTGGTCGCGACGCCGCATGTCTCGTCGGTTCGTTCGTACCTGCTCGAGAACGGTCGCCGGTTCGATCTCGTGCTGGTGTCACGATTCCACATCGCCAAAGGCTGCATCGACATGATTTGCGAGCTTTGTCCGGAGGCCCGCTTGGTTTTCGACACGGTGGATCTCCAATTCCTCCGCCTGGAGCGCCGGGCCGCCATCGAGGCGAACGAAGCGCTCGTTGCGGACGCGGAGCGGGTCCGCGCCGAAGAGTTCGCCATTGCCGCGCGCGCCGACGCCACACTGGTCGTCAGCGAGGTCGAAGGCGAGATGCTGGCTCGTGAGCTGCCTGGACACGACGTCCACCTGGTCTCGCTGATCCACGGCGTGCGCGAGCAAGTGCCAGGCTTCGACCGACGTCAGGGGTTCTATTTCGTCGGCGGCTTCGAGCATCCTCCCAATGTCGACGCCGCCCTGTGGTTGATCCGCGAGGTGTTGCCCAAGATTCGCCTCGCGCTCCCTTCGGCGGTGTGCTATCTGGTCGGCAGCAAGGCGCCGGACTCGATCCATCGGCTGGCCAGCGATCAAGTCGTGGTTCGCGGCCACGTTCGCGATCTCGAGCCCTATCTTTCGGGCTGTCGCCTATCGGTGGCTCCGCTGCGCTGGGGGGCCGGAGTCAAGGGCAAGGTGACCCAGAGCCTGGCCGAAGGTGTGCCGTGCGTGATGACCTCAGTGGCGGCGGAGGGCGTCGGTCTGAAGCACCGCGTCGATGGAATGATCGCCGACGACCCTGTCGACTTTGCCAACGCGGTGGTCGAGGTCTACCGTGACCGAAGGCTCTGGGAGGGACTGTCGCAAGCCGGGCAGGAGCGAGTCCGGACGCGGTTCTCTCGTACGGTGGCTACTGAAGCTGTCGAAGGTCTACTCGACCAGCTCGAGATCGGTTGCCAGAGCTGA
- a CDS encoding GDSL-type esterase/lipase family protein, which translates to MSRLSRKIRTLALGLMISLTTFEVLARVLFPLADLPHFNRLGYANAGAGAGGANLAHRTLWWWSEPDGTSFTRQLNLYGFHDRQWRLSKRRGTRRVAFIGDSFVEGYGAPGGATLTAEFEHFLRRRGDRVEALNLGAGGFGLDEYLALARDAVSTFRPDDLVLVLYMNDVYRIPEAPETLLTGEPDLGRTERWKPRLIEVVRRLRSGHQMPLRWHRPASATPTPLAIEPRLAADPQLVKNIHRFVEPEIAESMLAGRLNPAITNLLRRSERVLVEPVDLSPVLSALDRFTDRQGTRLWVVFLPSLNQVTDRYLPEQRRMSGPIAAETLTAPAFQRHARDLASTCQRLAVPFLDLTPALSRAEAEGQRLYWPYDAHMTAAGYSVVGRKIADWWLESGNRDLEVDF; encoded by the coding sequence ATGAGTCGGCTGAGTAGAAAAATACGCACCTTGGCTCTGGGCCTGATGATCTCGCTGACGACGTTCGAAGTTTTGGCAAGGGTGCTCTTTCCGTTGGCCGACCTGCCCCATTTCAACCGCCTCGGCTACGCCAACGCCGGTGCCGGCGCCGGTGGAGCGAACTTGGCTCATCGAACCCTCTGGTGGTGGTCCGAGCCGGACGGTACTTCCTTTACTCGCCAGCTCAATCTCTACGGTTTCCACGATCGTCAATGGCGCCTGAGCAAACGCCGGGGAACCCGCCGCGTTGCCTTCATTGGGGATAGCTTCGTCGAGGGATACGGCGCCCCCGGCGGCGCTACCCTGACCGCCGAGTTCGAGCACTTCCTGCGCCGCCGAGGAGACCGGGTTGAGGCGCTCAATCTGGGAGCCGGGGGTTTCGGCCTCGACGAATACCTGGCTTTAGCTCGCGACGCTGTGTCGACCTTCCGACCCGACGATCTGGTGCTCGTGCTCTACATGAACGATGTTTATCGGATTCCCGAAGCTCCCGAGACCCTGCTGACCGGCGAACCCGATCTCGGGCGCACCGAGCGCTGGAAACCACGTTTGATCGAGGTTGTTCGCCGGTTGCGCAGCGGCCACCAGATGCCGCTGCGTTGGCACCGACCCGCTAGCGCTACGCCCACCCCACTGGCAATCGAGCCTCGGCTCGCCGCGGATCCGCAGCTGGTGAAGAACATCCACCGGTTCGTCGAGCCCGAGATCGCTGAATCGATGCTGGCCGGGCGGCTCAACCCCGCGATTACCAACCTACTGCGCCGCAGCGAGCGAGTGCTCGTCGAGCCGGTGGATCTTTCCCCGGTGTTGAGCGCTCTCGATCGCTTCACCGACCGCCAGGGTACTCGCTTGTGGGTGGTGTTTCTCCCCTCCCTCAACCAAGTGACGGACCGCTACCTGCCCGAGCAGAGACGGATGTCCGGGCCGATCGCCGCGGAGACGCTGACGGCGCCAGCCTTCCAACGCCATGCCCGCGATCTCGCATCGACCTGCCAACGGCTCGCTGTGCCGTTTCTCGACCTGACGCCGGCTCTTTCACGGGCCGAGGCGGAGGGGCAGCGCCTGTACTGGCCTTACGACGCTCACATGACCGCAGCGGGATACTCGGTGGTCGGCAGGAAGATCGCCGATTGGTGGCTCGAATCCGGAAATCGTGATTTAGAAGTCGATTTCTAG